A stretch of the Papaver somniferum cultivar HN1 chromosome 6, ASM357369v1, whole genome shotgun sequence genome encodes the following:
- the LOC113289947 gene encoding protein FLX-like 1 isoform X4, whose amino-acid sequence MSGRNRHHPVHESPQYGRERMPHPALLEEMRDAQFGRGPPPPRSLIPHPAVIEERLAVQHQEIQGLLVDNQRLAATHVALKQELAAAQYELQRMSHVAGSMHSEKDIQLRELYDKSIRMEADLHAFEAMRGELLQVHSDVQKLSASKQELTGQVQALTQDLNRANSEKQQIPAVKAEIENMKQELQRARSANELDKKEHAQNFEHGQAMEKNLITMAREVEKLRAEMANAEKRARASAAVGNAGYNATYGNQDTGYAANPYPATYGMNPVQGGADGNVHHGPGPGAWGAYDMQQRAHGRR is encoded by the exons atgtcTGGAAGAAATCGTCATCATCCAGTTCATGAATCACCTCAATACGGTAGAGAACGGATGCCTCATCCTGCCCTTCTTGAAGAGATGAGAGATGCTCAATTCGGCCGAGGTCCTCCTCCTCCTAGATCTCTTATTCCTCATCCTGCTGTTATTGAAGAGAGATTAGCTGTTCAACATCAAGAAATTCAAGGGCTATTAGTTGATAATCAAAGATTAGCTGCTACTCATGTTGCCCTTAAACAAGAATTAGCTGCTGCTCAGTATGAATTACAACGAATGTCTCATGTTGCTGGTTCCATGCACTCCGAAAAGGATATTCAGTTGAGAGAATTATATGATAAATCAATTAGAATGGAAGCAGATCTTCATGCTTTCGAGGCTATGAGAGGAGAGCTTCTTCAAGTTCATTCTGATGTACAGAAACTCTCCGCGTCCAAACAAGAATTAACTGGACAGGTGCAAGCACTTACTCAAGATTTGAATAGAGCTAATTCAGAAAAGCAACAAATACCTGCAGTCAAGGCAGAGATTGAGAATATGAAACAAGAATTGCAACGTGCAAG GTCCGCTAATGAACTTGACAAGAAAGAACATGCACAAAATTTTGAGCATGGTCAGGCAATGGAAAAGAATTTGATCACCATGGCTCGCGAGGTAGAAAAGCTAAGAGCGGAGATGGCTAATGCTGAAAAGAGGGCACGAGCTTCTGCTGCTGTTGGTAATGCAG GTTATAATGCAACTTATGGCAATCAAGACACTGGATATGCTGCAAATCCTTATCCTGCTACCTATGGCATGAACCCT GTACAAGGTGGAGCGGATGGAAATGTGCATCATGGACCTGGACCAGGTGCTTGGGGTGCATATGATATGCAGCAGCGAGCTCATGGACGCAGATAG
- the LOC113289947 gene encoding protein FLX-like 1 isoform X2 has translation MSGRNRHHPVHESPQYGRERMPHPALLEEMRDAQFGRGPPPPRSLIPHPAVIEERLAVQHQEIQGLLVDNQRLAATHVALKQELAAAQYELQRMSHVAGSMHSEKDIQLRELYDKSIRMEADLHAFEAMRGELLQVHSDVQKLSASKQELTGQVQALTQDLNRANSEKQQIPAVKAEIENMKQELQRARSANELDKKEHAQNFEHGQAMEKNLITMAREVEKLRAEMANAEKRARASAAVGNAGLQNSGAEVLQQYPHSSYNATYGNQDTGYAANPYPATYGMNPVQGGADGNVHHGPGPGAWGAYDMQQRAHGRR, from the exons atgtcTGGAAGAAATCGTCATCATCCAGTTCATGAATCACCTCAATACGGTAGAGAACGGATGCCTCATCCTGCCCTTCTTGAAGAGATGAGAGATGCTCAATTCGGCCGAGGTCCTCCTCCTCCTAGATCTCTTATTCCTCATCCTGCTGTTATTGAAGAGAGATTAGCTGTTCAACATCAAGAAATTCAAGGGCTATTAGTTGATAATCAAAGATTAGCTGCTACTCATGTTGCCCTTAAACAAGAATTAGCTGCTGCTCAGTATGAATTACAACGAATGTCTCATGTTGCTGGTTCCATGCACTCCGAAAAGGATATTCAGTTGAGAGAATTATATGATAAATCAATTAGAATGGAAGCAGATCTTCATGCTTTCGAGGCTATGAGAGGAGAGCTTCTTCAAGTTCATTCTGATGTACAGAAACTCTCCGCGTCCAAACAAGAATTAACTGGACAGGTGCAAGCACTTACTCAAGATTTGAATAGAGCTAATTCAGAAAAGCAACAAATACCTGCAGTCAAGGCAGAGATTGAGAATATGAAACAAGAATTGCAACGTGCAAG GTCCGCTAATGAACTTGACAAGAAAGAACATGCACAAAATTTTGAGCATGGTCAGGCAATGGAAAAGAATTTGATCACCATGGCTCGCGAGGTAGAAAAGCTAAGAGCGGAGATGGCTAATGCTGAAAAGAGGGCACGAGCTTCTGCTGCTGTTGGTAATGCAG GTTTGCAAAACTCAGGTGCAGAAGTACTCCAGCAGTATCCTCATTCCA GTTATAATGCAACTTATGGCAATCAAGACACTGGATATGCTGCAAATCCTTATCCTGCTACCTATGGCATGAACCCT GTACAAGGTGGAGCGGATGGAAATGTGCATCATGGACCTGGACCAGGTGCTTGGGGTGCATATGATATGCAGCAGCGAGCTCATGGACGCAGATAG
- the LOC113289947 gene encoding protein FLX-like 1 isoform X3 produces the protein MSGRNRHHPVHESPQYGRERMPHPALLEEMRDAQFGRGPPPPRSLIPHPAVIEERLAVQHQEIQGLLVDNQRLAATHVALKQELAAAQYELQRMSHVAGSMHSEKDIQLRELYDKSIRMEADLHAFEAMRGELLQVHSDVQKLSASKQELTGQVQALTQDLNRANSEKQQIPAVKAEIENMKQELQRARSANELDKKEHAQNFEHGQAMEKNLITMAREVEKLRAEMANAEKRARASAAVGNAGAGYNATYGNQDTGYAANPYPATYGMNPVQGGADGNVHHGPGPGAWGAYDMQQRAHGRR, from the exons atgtcTGGAAGAAATCGTCATCATCCAGTTCATGAATCACCTCAATACGGTAGAGAACGGATGCCTCATCCTGCCCTTCTTGAAGAGATGAGAGATGCTCAATTCGGCCGAGGTCCTCCTCCTCCTAGATCTCTTATTCCTCATCCTGCTGTTATTGAAGAGAGATTAGCTGTTCAACATCAAGAAATTCAAGGGCTATTAGTTGATAATCAAAGATTAGCTGCTACTCATGTTGCCCTTAAACAAGAATTAGCTGCTGCTCAGTATGAATTACAACGAATGTCTCATGTTGCTGGTTCCATGCACTCCGAAAAGGATATTCAGTTGAGAGAATTATATGATAAATCAATTAGAATGGAAGCAGATCTTCATGCTTTCGAGGCTATGAGAGGAGAGCTTCTTCAAGTTCATTCTGATGTACAGAAACTCTCCGCGTCCAAACAAGAATTAACTGGACAGGTGCAAGCACTTACTCAAGATTTGAATAGAGCTAATTCAGAAAAGCAACAAATACCTGCAGTCAAGGCAGAGATTGAGAATATGAAACAAGAATTGCAACGTGCAAG GTCCGCTAATGAACTTGACAAGAAAGAACATGCACAAAATTTTGAGCATGGTCAGGCAATGGAAAAGAATTTGATCACCATGGCTCGCGAGGTAGAAAAGCTAAGAGCGGAGATGGCTAATGCTGAAAAGAGGGCACGAGCTTCTGCTGCTGTTGGTAATGCAG GTGCAGGTTATAATGCAACTTATGGCAATCAAGACACTGGATATGCTGCAAATCCTTATCCTGCTACCTATGGCATGAACCCT GTACAAGGTGGAGCGGATGGAAATGTGCATCATGGACCTGGACCAGGTGCTTGGGGTGCATATGATATGCAGCAGCGAGCTCATGGACGCAGATAG
- the LOC113289947 gene encoding protein FLX-like 1 isoform X1 — protein sequence MSGRNRHHPVHESPQYGRERMPHPALLEEMRDAQFGRGPPPPRSLIPHPAVIEERLAVQHQEIQGLLVDNQRLAATHVALKQELAAAQYELQRMSHVAGSMHSEKDIQLRELYDKSIRMEADLHAFEAMRGELLQVHSDVQKLSASKQELTGQVQALTQDLNRANSEKQQIPAVKAEIENMKQELQRARSANELDKKEHAQNFEHGQAMEKNLITMAREVEKLRAEMANAEKRARASAAVGNAGLQNSGAEVLQQYPHSSAGYNATYGNQDTGYAANPYPATYGMNPVQGGADGNVHHGPGPGAWGAYDMQQRAHGRR from the exons atgtcTGGAAGAAATCGTCATCATCCAGTTCATGAATCACCTCAATACGGTAGAGAACGGATGCCTCATCCTGCCCTTCTTGAAGAGATGAGAGATGCTCAATTCGGCCGAGGTCCTCCTCCTCCTAGATCTCTTATTCCTCATCCTGCTGTTATTGAAGAGAGATTAGCTGTTCAACATCAAGAAATTCAAGGGCTATTAGTTGATAATCAAAGATTAGCTGCTACTCATGTTGCCCTTAAACAAGAATTAGCTGCTGCTCAGTATGAATTACAACGAATGTCTCATGTTGCTGGTTCCATGCACTCCGAAAAGGATATTCAGTTGAGAGAATTATATGATAAATCAATTAGAATGGAAGCAGATCTTCATGCTTTCGAGGCTATGAGAGGAGAGCTTCTTCAAGTTCATTCTGATGTACAGAAACTCTCCGCGTCCAAACAAGAATTAACTGGACAGGTGCAAGCACTTACTCAAGATTTGAATAGAGCTAATTCAGAAAAGCAACAAATACCTGCAGTCAAGGCAGAGATTGAGAATATGAAACAAGAATTGCAACGTGCAAG GTCCGCTAATGAACTTGACAAGAAAGAACATGCACAAAATTTTGAGCATGGTCAGGCAATGGAAAAGAATTTGATCACCATGGCTCGCGAGGTAGAAAAGCTAAGAGCGGAGATGGCTAATGCTGAAAAGAGGGCACGAGCTTCTGCTGCTGTTGGTAATGCAG GTTTGCAAAACTCAGGTGCAGAAGTACTCCAGCAGTATCCTCATTCCA GTGCAGGTTATAATGCAACTTATGGCAATCAAGACACTGGATATGCTGCAAATCCTTATCCTGCTACCTATGGCATGAACCCT GTACAAGGTGGAGCGGATGGAAATGTGCATCATGGACCTGGACCAGGTGCTTGGGGTGCATATGATATGCAGCAGCGAGCTCATGGACGCAGATAG